One genomic segment of Desulforamulus reducens MI-1 includes these proteins:
- the panB gene encoding 3-methyl-2-oxobutanoate hydroxymethyltransferase, which produces MKQEAKPIAMLTAYDYPTAMLVDASGIDGILVGDSLGNVVLGYDSTVPVTMDDMIHHLRAVTRGAKRALVVGDMPFLSYHISREESVRNAGRLMQEGLAQAVKLEGGREVADTVKAITEAGIPVMGHLGLTPQSVHQMGGYKVQGKDGEAARRLLEDAKALEAAGVFAIVLECIPQQLAKVVTEAVKVPTIGIGAGSDCDGQILVTHDLLGMFSDFTPKFVKKYANLKEQIIKACEDYQQEVRDKAFPGPGHVFNMADEELKKIY; this is translated from the coding sequence ATGAAACAGGAAGCCAAACCAATAGCCATGTTAACCGCTTACGATTATCCGACGGCTATGTTGGTCGATGCTTCTGGTATAGACGGCATCCTGGTTGGGGATTCCCTCGGTAATGTGGTTCTGGGGTATGATTCCACTGTGCCTGTAACCATGGATGATATGATTCACCACCTTAGGGCGGTTACCCGTGGTGCAAAGAGGGCTCTGGTGGTAGGGGATATGCCCTTTTTATCCTATCATATCTCCCGGGAAGAAAGTGTTCGTAATGCTGGTCGATTAATGCAAGAAGGTTTAGCCCAGGCGGTTAAATTGGAGGGTGGTCGTGAGGTAGCCGACACCGTGAAAGCAATTACTGAAGCGGGCATCCCGGTAATGGGTCATCTAGGACTTACACCCCAATCTGTGCATCAGATGGGTGGTTATAAGGTGCAGGGAAAGGATGGCGAGGCTGCCCGGAGATTGCTTGAGGATGCCAAAGCCTTGGAAGCCGCAGGGGTCTTTGCCATTGTACTGGAGTGTATTCCTCAACAACTAGCGAAGGTGGTCACCGAAGCGGTAAAGGTACCAACCATTGGTATTGGTGCAGGAAGTGATTGTGATGGCCAAATTCTGGTGACCCATGATCTTTTAGGAATGTTTTCCGATTTTACACCTAAATTTGTTAAAAAATATGCCAATCTAAAGGAACAAATTATAAAGGCCTGTGAGGATTATCAACAAGAAGTAAGAGATAAGGCATTTCCTGGTCCCGGGCATGTCTTCAACATGGCCGATGAGGAATTAAAAAAGATTTATTAG
- a CDS encoding nitroreductase family protein: MTKDVIAAIEQRCSVHSFTGEPIPEATVGRLVEAALRAPSAGNLQPWKLVVVFKDEVKRDLAGACERESFIADAPVNIVVCLEKGKSEQVYGPEGQVYQYQDIGAAIENMLLAATGYGYGTCWVAAFQEDKVSQILQLGGDLRPVAIVAVGNTDEKQEPVARRNAEDVVRIIH; encoded by the coding sequence TTGACAAAAGATGTTATAGCAGCCATAGAGCAGCGATGTAGTGTTCATTCTTTCACCGGAGAACCGATACCGGAAGCCACTGTGGGACGACTGGTGGAAGCAGCCCTTAGGGCACCCAGTGCCGGTAATTTGCAGCCCTGGAAACTGGTGGTTGTTTTTAAAGATGAAGTAAAGCGGGACCTGGCAGGGGCCTGTGAAAGGGAGTCCTTTATTGCGGACGCCCCGGTGAACATTGTGGTATGTCTGGAAAAGGGCAAATCCGAACAGGTTTATGGGCCGGAGGGCCAGGTCTACCAGTACCAGGATATTGGGGCGGCCATTGAAAACATGCTGTTGGCTGCAACAGGTTATGGTTATGGTACCTGCTGGGTAGCAGCCTTTCAAGAGGACAAAGTGTCGCAGATCCTGCAATTGGGTGGCGACCTAAGGCCCGTTGCCATAGTTGCCGTAGGGAATACAGATGAGAAGCAGGAACCTGTTGCCCGGCGGAATGCTGAGGATGTTGTGAGAATCATTCACTAA
- the panC gene encoding pantoate--beta-alanine ligase gives MRLFKTVDEVRSFINSVRREGKTVGLVPTMGYLHQGHLSLVHEAKRSCDVVIVSIFVNPTQFDPNEDYQTYPRDLQRDVALVADAGVEAIFAPEAEEMYSQGFSSFVDVTGVSECLCGASRPGHFRGVATVVTKLFNIVLPDAAFFGQKDFQQVMVIKRMVADLNMSVQIIDVPIVREEDGLALSSRNVYLSQEERKAALVLHRSLHLAKEQVNEGERSAQQIKERIIKEIQAEPLANIDYVEILSVPDLKPIEIIKGNVLLALAVRFGKTRLIDNSILEA, from the coding sequence ATGAGACTATTTAAAACTGTTGATGAAGTACGTTCTTTTATAAATTCAGTACGCAGGGAAGGAAAAACCGTTGGGTTGGTCCCCACCATGGGTTATTTACACCAGGGGCACCTTAGCCTGGTACACGAGGCCAAGCGTAGTTGTGATGTTGTGATTGTCAGTATTTTTGTTAACCCGACCCAATTTGACCCCAATGAGGATTACCAGACCTATCCAAGGGATTTGCAGCGGGATGTAGCGTTGGTTGCTGATGCCGGTGTGGAAGCTATCTTTGCTCCGGAGGCCGAGGAAATGTACTCCCAGGGCTTTAGTAGTTTTGTAGATGTTACAGGGGTTAGTGAATGCCTCTGCGGGGCATCACGCCCGGGGCATTTTCGGGGTGTAGCAACAGTGGTTACGAAACTTTTTAATATTGTTTTGCCCGATGCTGCTTTCTTCGGGCAGAAAGATTTTCAGCAGGTAATGGTTATTAAACGAATGGTTGCAGATTTAAATATGAGCGTGCAAATTATTGATGTGCCCATTGTACGGGAAGAAGATGGACTGGCCCTAAGTTCTCGCAATGTTTATCTCTCACAGGAAGAAAGAAAGGCAGCATTGGTTTTACACCGTAGCTTACATTTAGCCAAGGAGCAGGTAAATGAGGGAGAACGGAGTGCTCAGCAAATCAAAGAGCGGATAATCAAGGAAATCCAGGCCGAACCCCTTGCTAATATTGATTACGTTGAAATCCTTTCCGTTCCAGATCTTAAACCTATAGAAATAATCAAGGGAAATGTGCTTTTGGCACTGGCTGTACGGTTTGGAAAAACCAGACTAATTGATAATTCTATTTTGGAGGCATAA
- the folB gene encoding dihydroneopterin aldolase — MKDKIILRGMNFFGYHGVFEEERRLGQPFQVDLELSMDLQPAGQGDDLNLSVSYAEVFEIVEQVLTGEPYKLLEAVAERISQRVLEQYEKVEEIKVTLKKPNAPIQGNFQYMAVEITRGRKH; from the coding sequence GTGAAGGATAAAATTATACTGAGGGGCATGAATTTTTTTGGTTATCATGGAGTCTTTGAGGAAGAACGCAGGTTGGGTCAGCCCTTTCAAGTAGATCTGGAGTTATCCATGGATTTACAGCCAGCAGGACAAGGAGATGACTTAAATTTAAGTGTCAGCTACGCTGAAGTCTTCGAGATTGTAGAACAGGTTTTAACCGGGGAACCTTACAAATTGCTGGAGGCAGTGGCTGAAAGAATTTCGCAACGGGTATTAGAGCAATACGAAAAAGTAGAAGAAATAAAAGTTACACTTAAAAAACCAAACGCACCCATCCAAGGAAATTTTCAATATATGGCGGTAGAAATAACCCGCGGGAGGAAGCATTAA
- the nadA gene encoding quinolinate synthase NadA, with amino-acid sequence MSIEDKISQLTEDIKRLKKERNAIILAHVYQRPEVQEVADIIGDSLELSRRAATTDADVIVFCGVHFMAESAAILSPDKVILLPEENAGCPMADMVTAEELFIKKKEMPEAIVVAYVNTSAEVKAESDICCTSANAVKIVQSIPEDKPIIFIPDKNLGAYVANKTARPMTLWEGWCNTHDWVTTEEVMKAKETYPEALVLIHPECRPEVVALADYVSSTTGLIKFAKESSAKKFIIGTEAGILHQLYKQCPGKEFYLATKRLVCPNMKATTLDKVKEALDNMQPQITVAADIREKALACLDRMLAVQ; translated from the coding sequence ATGTCAATCGAGGATAAAATTAGCCAGCTCACGGAAGATATTAAAAGATTGAAAAAAGAACGAAATGCCATAATATTGGCACATGTTTATCAACGCCCAGAGGTACAGGAGGTAGCTGACATTATTGGGGATTCCCTGGAGTTATCCAGGAGGGCGGCCACCACCGATGCTGATGTTATAGTTTTCTGTGGGGTTCATTTTATGGCAGAAAGTGCTGCTATTCTTTCCCCTGATAAAGTTATTCTATTGCCCGAAGAAAATGCAGGTTGTCCCATGGCAGATATGGTTACTGCCGAGGAATTGTTTATTAAAAAGAAGGAAATGCCAGAGGCTATAGTGGTTGCCTATGTCAACACTTCGGCAGAAGTGAAGGCAGAAAGTGATATCTGCTGTACTTCTGCCAATGCAGTTAAAATTGTTCAATCGATCCCGGAGGACAAGCCTATAATTTTTATTCCGGATAAGAACCTGGGTGCCTATGTAGCCAATAAAACAGCGCGACCGATGACCCTTTGGGAAGGCTGGTGCAATACCCATGATTGGGTTACAACGGAGGAAGTGATGAAGGCCAAAGAGACGTATCCGGAGGCATTGGTATTAATTCACCCGGAATGTCGGCCGGAGGTAGTGGCTTTGGCAGATTACGTCTCCAGCACAACTGGTCTAATTAAATTTGCCAAGGAAAGTAGCGCAAAGAAATTTATTATCGGAACGGAAGCAGGTATTCTTCACCAATTGTACAAACAGTGCCCGGGCAAAGAATTTTACTTGGCCACCAAAAGATTGGTTTGTCCAAATATGAAGGCTACAACACTGGATAAAGTGAAGGAAGCTTTAGACAACATGCAACCACAAATTACTGTAGCTGCTGATATTCGAGAAAAGGCGCTGGCTTGTCTGGATAGAATGCTGGCAGTGCAATAA
- a CDS encoding Rossmann-like and DUF2520 domain-containing protein, which produces MNCKPSFAIIGAGKVGSAIGVLLKERGYAPVGVYSRSKTSARRLADQLHSKLYKNAVDAAKAADLVFITTTDREIGTTAAIIARKGGCKPGQIVIHTSGALASDVMEPVREQGAWAVSVHPLQSFASIESAKENLPGSSFALEGDEQALPLAEKMVKDLQGRYFIIKAADKPLYHAAAVIASNYLVSLMHLSASIYRQLGLDEEQARDALFPLIQGTLNNIAKVGPAQALTGPVARGDASTVKGHISALSRMNWRTQEVYRSLGLYTVGLALENGSITTNEGAALSNIFLEVENCEQKGNYCRLSAHETGSQTNSHVNRLRLSDGYVGRCFWYRRHPGWGFPR; this is translated from the coding sequence ATGAACTGCAAGCCTTCCTTTGCAATTATTGGTGCAGGTAAAGTGGGTAGCGCCATAGGAGTGCTGCTAAAAGAAAGGGGTTATGCTCCAGTAGGTGTTTATAGTCGATCCAAAACGTCTGCCCGGAGGTTAGCAGACCAACTCCATTCAAAGTTATATAAAAATGCCGTAGATGCAGCCAAGGCTGCGGACCTGGTTTTTATAACAACCACAGACAGGGAAATAGGCACCACAGCAGCAATTATCGCCCGTAAGGGTGGATGTAAACCAGGGCAGATTGTAATTCATACCAGTGGAGCCTTAGCCAGCGATGTGATGGAACCGGTACGGGAACAGGGGGCGTGGGCGGTATCTGTTCACCCGCTGCAATCCTTTGCCAGTATAGAAAGCGCCAAAGAGAATTTACCCGGATCTTCCTTTGCGCTGGAAGGTGATGAACAGGCACTACCCCTTGCCGAGAAAATGGTAAAGGATCTACAAGGTCGTTATTTTATTATTAAAGCAGCGGATAAACCACTTTACCATGCGGCGGCGGTGATTGCTTCTAATTACCTCGTTTCTCTTATGCATCTAAGTGCATCCATATACCGTCAGTTGGGACTGGATGAAGAACAAGCCAGGGACGCTTTGTTTCCACTTATTCAGGGAACACTAAACAATATTGCTAAGGTAGGGCCTGCACAGGCCCTTACCGGCCCTGTTGCCAGAGGCGACGCTAGTACAGTAAAGGGACATATCAGTGCACTTTCCAGAATGAATTGGCGAACCCAAGAAGTCTACCGTAGTCTAGGCTTATACACGGTGGGGTTGGCCTTAGAAAACGGAAGTATTACAACCAATGAGGGTGCAGCCCTCAGTAATATTTTTTTGGAGGTAGAAAACTGTGAACAAAAAGGTAACTACTGCCGACTTTCGGCGCATGAAACAGGAAGCCAAACCAATAGCCATGTTAACCGCTTACGATTATCCGACGGCTATGTTGGTCGATGCTTCTGGTATAGACGGCATCCTGGTTGGGGATTCCCTCGGTAA
- the larE gene encoding ATP-dependent sacrificial sulfur transferase LarE, with protein MLLQKKYQKLRQLLGECGKVLVAYSGGTDSAFLLAVAVQELGDNVLAVTAISPTSTKAEVAEAQQLAKELGVHHRIIHSKEMDLRDFVGNTAERCYICKYSRYFDLQEIAKQKKIPWVLDGSNMDDLDDYRPGNRAIKELGLRSPMQEVTLTKSEIRQLSRQMGLPTWNKPSSPCLASRIPYGQEITEEKLRRVEKAEEYLTKRGFSPLRVRHYPAEARIEISPEQFSKLIEKSKDITKGLRELGFPKVTLDLDGFYSGSLNKNLPDKGE; from the coding sequence TTGTTGTTACAAAAAAAATATCAAAAGCTACGGCAGCTACTGGGAGAGTGTGGCAAGGTACTGGTGGCCTATTCCGGTGGTACAGACAGCGCCTTTCTGTTGGCTGTGGCGGTTCAGGAACTGGGAGACAACGTATTGGCAGTAACAGCCATTTCACCAACATCTACAAAGGCAGAGGTGGCGGAGGCACAGCAACTGGCAAAGGAACTGGGCGTTCACCATAGGATAATCCATTCAAAAGAAATGGACCTGAGGGATTTTGTAGGAAATACCGCAGAAAGATGTTATATCTGCAAGTACAGTCGCTACTTCGATCTACAGGAAATTGCCAAGCAAAAAAAGATACCCTGGGTGCTGGATGGATCTAACATGGATGATTTAGATGATTATCGTCCGGGTAACAGAGCCATCAAAGAATTGGGGTTGCGGAGTCCCATGCAGGAAGTAACTTTAACGAAAAGTGAAATAAGGCAATTATCCCGCCAAATGGGCTTACCCACCTGGAATAAGCCATCCTCTCCCTGTCTGGCCTCCCGAATACCCTATGGACAGGAGATAACCGAAGAGAAGTTGCGTCGGGTGGAGAAGGCGGAGGAATATCTAACAAAACGGGGTTTTTCTCCATTGAGGGTTCGACACTATCCAGCAGAAGCAAGAATAGAGATTTCACCGGAACAATTCAGTAAATTGATAGAAAAATCCAAGGATATAACAAAGGGACTCCGGGAGTTAGGTTTTCCCAAGGTAACCTTAGATTTAGATGGGTTTTACAGTGGAAGTTTAAACAAGAATCTACCAGACAAAGGGGAGTAA
- the folP gene encoding dihydropteroate synthase, whose amino-acid sequence MSIEIGVKFIDNLEQARLEIQDVGSDQGGWQRMAPKAVHRVIKLTDVSPTQANIIKQEILARGGEAAVARGVVNHSVEKTDVLLMASLKQYRGFVDKLRMQPFGLAKLAERLAEALGNLEGVKVRKLNCRGKVLELGQRTRVMGILNITPDSFSDGGRYMEVESALEHALRMMEEGADIIDLGGVSTRPGYSEVTEDEEKRRVVPVLEKLLQAVPVPISLDTWRAGVAKEALEAGVHIINDQWSLRGDPGLAAVVAKYQAPIIMMHNGYNTNYGDIMMEVLHFLRVGIDIAEESGISRQNIIVDPGIGFAKTYEQNLEVLRRMKELTVLGCPILLGTSRKSVIAKTLNLPVDQRVEGTGATVALGIACGADIVRVHDVKAMVRVAKMSDAILRGVNCEG is encoded by the coding sequence TTGAGTATAGAAATAGGAGTTAAGTTTATCGATAATCTGGAGCAAGCCAGGTTGGAGATTCAGGATGTGGGTAGTGACCAGGGTGGTTGGCAGCGTATGGCTCCCAAAGCGGTGCATAGGGTAATAAAGTTAACGGATGTAAGCCCTACCCAGGCCAATATCATTAAGCAGGAGATATTAGCCAGGGGCGGTGAAGCTGCAGTGGCCCGTGGTGTGGTAAACCATTCGGTTGAAAAAACAGATGTTTTACTAATGGCCAGCCTTAAGCAGTACAGAGGATTTGTGGACAAGCTTAGAATGCAGCCCTTTGGTTTAGCAAAGCTGGCAGAAAGACTGGCAGAAGCCCTGGGCAATCTTGAAGGAGTAAAAGTTAGAAAACTAAACTGCCGGGGAAAGGTCTTGGAGTTGGGCCAGAGAACCCGGGTTATGGGGATTTTAAACATCACACCAGACTCCTTTTCGGATGGGGGGCGTTATATGGAAGTGGAGTCTGCCCTGGAACATGCCTTGAGAATGATGGAAGAAGGGGCAGACATCATTGATTTGGGTGGAGTATCCACCCGGCCCGGTTATTCTGAAGTTACTGAGGATGAAGAAAAACGAAGGGTAGTACCTGTTTTAGAAAAACTTTTACAGGCTGTACCGGTACCGATTAGCCTTGACACCTGGCGGGCCGGAGTGGCGAAAGAGGCATTAGAAGCTGGTGTTCATATCATTAACGATCAATGGTCCCTTAGGGGCGATCCAGGTTTGGCAGCGGTGGTAGCTAAGTACCAGGCTCCCATTATAATGATGCACAACGGCTATAATACAAACTATGGGGATATAATGATGGAGGTTCTTCATTTCCTGCGTGTAGGTATTGATATAGCAGAGGAGTCCGGCATTTCAAGGCAGAATATCATTGTGGACCCGGGTATAGGTTTTGCTAAAACCTATGAACAAAATTTAGAAGTTCTTCGGAGAATGAAAGAGCTAACTGTTCTTGGTTGTCCTATATTGTTAGGAACATCTCGTAAATCAGTAATTGCAAAGACCCTCAACCTTCCGGTGGACCAGCGGGTAGAAGGTACTGGAGCCACAGTGGCCTTGGGAATTGCCTGTGGAGCAGATATCGTAAGGGTACATGATGTGAAAGCAATGGTGAGGGTGGCAAAAATGAGTGATGCCATACTACGGGGGGTTAACTGTGAAGGATAA
- the panD gene encoding aspartate 1-decarboxylase, with protein sequence MLLFMFKSKIHRATVTEANLNYMGSITIDQELMKAAGILPNEKVQVVNNNNGARLETYVIEGEPGSGVICLNGAAARLVQPGDTVIIIAYTMIGEQEARDFKPKVVMVDEKNKITEVIDQECHGVCG encoded by the coding sequence ATGCTACTATTCATGTTCAAATCCAAAATACATAGGGCCACTGTCACAGAGGCCAATTTGAATTATATGGGTAGTATTACCATAGATCAGGAACTAATGAAGGCCGCTGGCATTCTACCCAATGAAAAGGTGCAAGTGGTTAATAATAACAATGGTGCACGGTTGGAAACCTATGTTATTGAGGGTGAACCAGGCTCCGGTGTGATATGTCTTAACGGTGCTGCGGCTAGGCTGGTTCAACCAGGGGATACCGTCATTATCATTGCCTATACAATGATCGGTGAGCAGGAGGCCAGGGATTTTAAACCAAAGGTTGTTATGGTAGACGAGAAGAATAAAATAACAGAGGTTATAGACCAGGAATGCCATGGGGTCTGTGGCTAG
- the folK gene encoding 2-amino-4-hydroxy-6-hydroxymethyldihydropteridine diphosphokinase, translating to MTVAYIGLGSNMGDKKAYIQSALKKLDHYTGIHLLRVASLYESAPWGYLEQDWFVNTVAEVETTLSPEKILQVLFDIERSLNRTRDIHWGPRTVDLDLLLYGSQTICFPHLQVPHPRMHERAFVLVPLAELCPNMILTQGTVMELAEKTLAEQAIRKIES from the coding sequence ATGACCGTGGCATATATTGGCCTAGGAAGCAACATGGGTGATAAAAAAGCCTATATTCAAAGTGCCCTAAAGAAATTGGACCATTATACAGGGATTCATTTGCTTAGGGTTGCATCCCTTTACGAGAGTGCCCCCTGGGGTTATTTGGAGCAGGATTGGTTTGTCAATACTGTGGCAGAAGTGGAAACAACCCTTTCACCCGAAAAAATATTACAGGTGCTGTTTGATATTGAAAGGAGTCTGAACAGAACCAGGGATATTCATTGGGGACCCAGGACAGTGGATCTGGATTTATTACTTTACGGTAGTCAAACAATTTGTTTTCCCCATTTGCAAGTACCACACCCCCGTATGCATGAAAGGGCCTTTGTACTGGTTCCCCTGGCAGAGCTATGCCCGAATATGATTTTAACACAAGGAACTGTGATGGAGTTAGCAGAGAAGACATTAGCGGAGCAGGCAATCAGAAAGATAGAAAGCTAA
- a CDS encoding PaaI family thioesterase, whose protein sequence is MDELRQQLFQFTKENPFNKMMNLEVTELKPGESCIEITVNTNHLNPRGKLHGGVISALADTAMGVAIRTLGKAGVTVNLNTNFIAPGNPGDRVVARGKVVHEGSTLISAECTLTRGEDILARSTGVWFIVQDTN, encoded by the coding sequence GTGGATGAATTAAGACAGCAGTTATTCCAATTTACAAAGGAAAATCCCTTTAATAAGATGATGAATCTGGAAGTCACCGAATTAAAACCGGGTGAATCGTGCATCGAAATTACAGTCAATACGAATCACCTGAATCCCCGGGGGAAGTTGCATGGAGGAGTTATCTCCGCCTTGGCAGATACGGCCATGGGAGTGGCTATCCGCACCTTGGGAAAGGCTGGTGTAACGGTAAATTTAAATACAAATTTTATCGCCCCTGGGAACCCTGGGGATCGAGTTGTAGCCCGAGGCAAAGTGGTTCATGAAGGAAGCACGCTAATTTCTGCGGAGTGCACCCTAACAAGGGGTGAAGACATTCTGGCCCGCTCTACCGGAGTATGGTTTATTGTCCAAGATACAAATTAA
- a CDS encoding HD domain-containing protein — protein sequence MSTISMLSQQLSIQTYLVGGAVRDLFLNKIPVDLDFCVTAKVFALAQTLTQQYQGSLVTLDDQREMLRVVTNSWHLDFSPLRDEILEKDLFARDFTLNAMALPVSMGINKYNWQNQIQDPTGGKGDLKKGLLRAASSSSIQQDPLRSLRGIRFAATYNLAIIPETMVLLRQGTRRIEQIAGERLWHELAILFKLPITSFWINYMDQELHFWQYLLPGQLRMAQTKQNHYHVENVWRHCLRTYECLEVILQELSTIPSEGEPLLIHFNQHLSGGRSRCQVLKLAALIHDVGKPDTAVIREDGRISFHGHAEAGVPYAEALATRLKLSRLERHYLVNLVLLHMLPLNLYNSGDRSDLSVYRLFRSLENYILDVLILSLADVTATLTAGERISELEAYRTFILNLLGKFIVEKDRFHPVPYLSGAALLELGIPEGPEVGLILEKLCEEQVTGSITDTKTALLWVKTKLAGNNKDK from the coding sequence TTGAGTACCATCAGTATGCTTTCTCAACAGCTAAGCATTCAAACCTATCTGGTGGGTGGTGCTGTGAGAGATTTATTCTTAAACAAGATACCCGTTGACCTAGATTTTTGTGTGACAGCTAAGGTTTTTGCATTGGCCCAAACTTTGACCCAACAATATCAGGGAAGCCTGGTTACACTGGATGACCAACGTGAAATGCTACGGGTTGTAACAAATTCGTGGCATCTTGATTTTAGCCCTCTGCGGGATGAAATCCTGGAAAAGGACCTTTTTGCCAGAGACTTTACACTCAATGCCATGGCTCTACCTGTATCGATGGGTATTAACAAGTATAATTGGCAAAATCAAATACAAGACCCAACAGGGGGTAAAGGGGATTTAAAAAAAGGTTTACTGCGGGCTGCATCAAGTTCCTCTATCCAACAGGACCCTCTGCGGTCCCTGCGTGGCATACGCTTTGCAGCCACATACAATCTAGCCATTATTCCAGAAACCATGGTATTGCTTAGACAAGGTACCCGCCGTATTGAACAGATCGCCGGCGAACGGCTTTGGCATGAGCTAGCTATCCTTTTTAAATTACCAATCACATCATTCTGGATTAATTATATGGATCAAGAATTACATTTTTGGCAGTATTTATTACCTGGCCAATTACGCATGGCTCAAACTAAACAAAATCACTATCATGTTGAAAACGTTTGGCGTCACTGTCTGCGTACCTATGAATGTCTTGAGGTGATTTTACAAGAATTATCCACCATACCGTCAGAAGGAGAACCGTTGCTTATTCATTTTAATCAACACCTATCCGGTGGCAGAAGTCGTTGCCAAGTACTTAAGCTGGCAGCTCTTATTCATGATGTGGGAAAGCCCGATACCGCTGTAATCAGAGAAGATGGCCGCATTTCTTTTCATGGTCATGCCGAAGCAGGCGTTCCCTATGCTGAAGCCCTGGCAACACGGCTCAAGCTTTCCCGGCTTGAGAGACATTACCTTGTAAATCTGGTGCTTCTCCATATGCTGCCCCTAAACCTTTATAACTCTGGGGACCGTTCTGATCTGTCCGTATACCGATTATTTCGTTCTCTGGAAAATTACATTCTAGATGTTCTTATCTTATCACTGGCTGACGTAACTGCCACTTTAACCGCTGGAGAAAGAATCAGTGAATTAGAAGCCTATCGTACATTTATTTTGAATCTCCTCGGTAAATTTATAGTAGAAAAGGACAGGTTCCATCCAGTGCCTTATCTATCAGGTGCGGCTTTGCTTGAACTGGGTATCCCTGAAGGCCCAGAGGTGGGGCTTATACTAGAAAAGTTATGTGAAGAACAAGTCACCGGTTCTATCACCGATACAAAAACTGCACTCCTATGGGTAAAAACAAAGCTAGCCGGAAATAATAAAGATAAATAA